One Bombus huntii isolate Logan2020A chromosome 12, iyBomHunt1.1, whole genome shotgun sequence DNA segment encodes these proteins:
- the LOC126871919 gene encoding uncharacterized protein LOC126871919 isoform X4, whose translation MLIYDVLHKETVYQSIVSDLRNYGVKYRFKKNMFKAERSEGKRILKKVFKTSLLYQPLDVVNLSSGAIVHVPVFVSHASTFLEKYITQEGLFRKAGSQLRQKELIIRLDNGGSLGEKHHAIDVANCLKTFFRDLPEPLIPYTYHDLFVHCVMLKTYCVQALLLACILLPPHHLNTLAFFMEFLKKVAQYEKQNKMGIDNLAKVIGPNIMPLQETTMSAVQMRLELHLIVVKILIENAESIGILPDHITQAISMETIGSTDNELDVSDHLRSKFKKKKHRSGSLTRKPHLSASNLNLRMFNGLKKIVGKNAASEDSNTCDSQRISENANSVHTLNTKPTKKRKVDYIDPPSTKKKRVVDKADKSKKIRLSLDRFVQRKPKTVDESTESCKNTFDTQAERRWSSVCDSCGDSQRTYRAYSDSSSHMKLILKDSEVSNDLHREYNNMFGDADVNLSDDSDEQVLLTKDDIKSSKWHTQLSTSSEELKDLVTFVDNQSEEYVTIPKSEYEEIKNRVLAIESRLSQEFKCINNGNGEENDDLLLHSVKKVQTAYERTLEEASIESTVTTDYLAKKLGKELKIRRSDDHKIIRSPSARKIGSLRRRSQEKVMSKRVRRTASWHISRGSDLQSHTQSDQDLSNAYSHNENTFSLNYTKDDADLRPISTSLWEKGDNIILNNVCDEFKNSNVYTKKHNQNSFQSVKDRTITTVRRVSSFHGDELTNTATYSDSKVEKLKKTNSQQNMILNSTPVGKLIPKSEEKKKAVISWKDADGYFGSTNQTKSPITQTGRASIAKLRTQNAGMVLAKAKLFDECTAKVHSQNTTINKKNGLLCTEDDQCMNNIKHNCERTELCRKSNKNVKSRNSKLILKHSPSRTMMETENKEKDIEMCYCISKDFMTCNTATHQKENRNVKTSPLMQNVPVDMISQNSRLSIYKVDNNVLCKTPHIKKPLTVKTPKSGKALVRRPLVDSRRTPLKAVGQLGTPKYQSPKSILKTPRNISRHS comes from the exons ATGTTGATTTACGATGTTCTACATAAAGAAACAGTATACCAATCAATTGTCAGTGATCTTCGTAATTACGGAGTTAAGTAtcgttttaaaaaaaatatgtttaaagCAGAACGATCTGAAGGGAAACGCATTTTGAAAAAAGTTTTCAAGACTTCTTTATTGTACCAACCATTGGATGTTGTGAATTTATCTTCTGGTGCCATTGTGCATGTGCCTGTTTTTGTGAGTCATGCATCCACATTTTTAGAAAAGTATATCACTCAGGAAGGATTATTCAGAAAAGCAGGATCACAACTTAGACAAAaggaattaataattcgttTAGATAATGGTGGCAGTTTAGGGGAAAAACATCATGCCATTGATGTAGCTAATTGTTTAAAAACATTCTTCAGAGACTTACCAGAACCATTGATTCCATACACGTACCATGATTTATTTGTACATTGTGTCATGCTTAAAACTTATTGTGTACAAGCATTGTTATTAGCTTGTATTCTTTTACCACCACATCATCTAAATACTCTGGCattttttatggaatttttaaagaaagtaGCACAATAtgagaaacaaaataaaatgggCATTGATAATTTAGCAAAAGTTATTGGTCCAAATATAATGCCTCTGCAAGAAACCACTATGTCTGCTGTGCAAATGCGTCTTGAATTACACTTAATTGTTGTTAAG attttaattgaaaatgcaGAAAGTATTGGTATTTTACCAGATCATATAACACAAGCTATTTCTATGGAAACAATTGGCAGTACAGATAATGAGTTAGATGTATCTGATCATCTGCGttcaaaattcaaaaaaaagaaacatcgCAGTGGAAGCCTTACACGTAAGCCACATCTAAGTGCCTCCAACCTCAATCTAA gAATGTTTAATGGTCTAAAAAAGATTGTTGGCAAAAATGCTGCATCTGAAGATAGTAACACATGTGATAGTCAAAGGATATCTGAAAATGCTAATTCAGTACATACATTAAATACTAAGCCcacaaaaaaaaggaaagttgATTATATAGATCCACCAAGTACAAAGAAGAA AAGAGTTGTAGATAAAGCAGATAAATCTAAAAAGATTAGACTTAGTTTGGATCGTTTTGTACAGAGAAAGCCA AAAACTGTTGATGAAAGTACAGAATCATGTAAGAATACTTTTGATACTCAGGCAGAACGTCGTTGGAGTTCTGTTTGTGACTCATGTGGTGACTCACAAAGAACATACAGAGCATATAGTGATAGTTCATCAcatatgaaattaattctaAAAGACAGTGAAGTATCAAACGACCTTCACAGAGagtataataatatgtttGGTGATGCAGATGTTAATTTATCAGATGATAGTGACGAGCAGGTCTTGTTAACAAAAGATGATATTAAATCTAGTAAATGGCACACACAGTTAAGTACAAGTTCggaagaattaaaagatcTAG TCACATTTGTAGATAATCAGTCAGAGGAATACGTTACGATACCTAAAAGCGAatatgaagaaataaaaaatagagttTTAGCAATTGAATCTCGTCTTTCTCAAGAAttcaaatgtataaataatggaAATGGTGAGGAGAATGATGATTTATTATTGCATTCTGTGAAAAAAGTACAAACTGCGTATGAAAGGACATTGGAAGAAGCTAGTATTGAAAGTACAGTGACAACAGACTACTTAGCTAAAAAACTTGGTAAAGAACTTAAAATTAGAAGATCAGATGACCACAAAATCATCAGGTCTCCAAGTGCTCGAAAAATAGGAAGTTTAAGAAGGAGATCACAAGAAAAAGTGATGAG CAAACGTGTTAGACGAACTGCTTCGTGGCACATTTCTCGTGGATCAGATTTGCAATCACATACACAGTCTGATCAAGATTTGAGCAATGCTTACTCCCATAATGAAAACACATTTTCACTGAATTATACAAAAGACGATGCTGACTTACGACCTATATCTACATCCCTTTGGGAAAAAGgagataatataatattaaataatgtaTGCGATgagtttaaaaattcaaatgtatatacaaaaaaacacaatcaaaattcttttcaatcGGTGAAAGATCGAACAATCACGACGGTACGTCGAGTATCGTCTTTTCATGGTGATGAACTTACAAATACGGCCACATATTCCGATAGCAAAGTTGAAAAACTGAAGAAGACGAATAGCCAACAAAATATGATTTTAAACAGTACACCTGTAGGTAAACTGATTCCAAAATctgaagagaaaaagaaagctGTTATATCCTGGAAGGATGCAGATGGATATTTTGGATCAACAAACCAAACGAAATCTCCAATTACTCAAACTGGTCGTGCATCTATCGCAAAATTAAGAACTCAGAATGCAGGAATGGTACTAGCTAAAGCTAAATTATTTGATGAGTGCACAGCAAAAGTACACTCTCAAAACACTACTATAAACAAGAAAAACGGTCTACTTTGTACAGAGGATGATCAGTgcatgaataatataaaacataattgTGAACGGACAGAATTGTGTcgaaaatcaaataaaaatgtaaaaagtaGAAATTCAAAATTGATATTGAAACATTCTCCTTCTCGTACTATGATGGAAACCGAAAATAAGGAAAAGGATATTGAAATGTGTTATTGTATTTCCAAAGACTTTATGACATGCAATACAGCCACTCATCAAAAAGAAAATAGGAATGTTAAAACATCACCTTTAATGCAAAATGTACCTGTGGATATGATATCACAGAATTCAAGACTAAGTATCTATAAAGTTGATAATAACGTGCTGTGTAAGACTCCGCATATTAAGAAACCATTAACTGTAAAAACACCTAAAAGTGGCAAAGCATTAGTAAGAAGACCTCTAGTGGATTCTCGTAGGACACCTTTAAAGGCTGTTGGTCAATTAGGAACTCCAAAGTATCAGAGTCCTAAAAGTATTTTAAAGACACCAAGAAATATCAGTAGACACTCTTAA
- the LOC126871919 gene encoding rho GTPase-activating protein gacF-like isoform X1: MLIYDVLHKETVYQSIVSDLRNYGVKYRFKKNMFKAERSEGKRILKKVFKTSLLYQPLDVVNLSSGAIVHVPVFVSHASTFLEKYITQEGLFRKAGSQLRQKELIIRLDNGGSLGEKHHAIDVANCLKTFFRDLPEPLIPYTYHDLFVHCVMLKTYCVQALLLACILLPPHHLNTLAFFMEFLKKVAQYEKQNKMGIDNLAKVIGPNIMPLQETTMSAVQMRLELHLIVVKILIENAESIGILPDHITQAISMETIGSTDNELDVSDHLRSKFKKKKHRSGSLTRKPHLSASNLNLRMFNGLKKIVGKNAASEDSNTCDSQRISENANSVHTLNTKPTKKRKVDYIDPPSTKKKRVVDKADKSKKIRLSLDRFVQRKPKTVDESTESCKNTFDTQAERRWSSVCDSCGDSQRTYRAYSDSSSHMKLILKDSEVSNDLHREYNNMFGDADVNLSDDSDEQVLLTKDDIKSSKWHTQLSTSSEELKDLGNYKQRRMNPMKRRLTVNNFETYSHVQVTFVDNQSEEYVTIPKSEYEEIKNRVLAIESRLSQEFKCINNGNGEENDDLLLHSVKKVQTAYERTLEEASIESTVTTDYLAKKLGKELKIRRSDDHKIIRSPSARKIGSLRRRSQEKVMSKRVRRTASWHISRGSDLQSHTQSDQDLSNAYSHNENTFSLNYTKDDADLRPISTSLWEKGDNIILNNVCDEFKNSNVYTKKHNQNSFQSVKDRTITTVRRVSSFHGDELTNTATYSDSKVEKLKKTNSQQNMILNSTPVGKLIPKSEEKKKAVISWKDADGYFGSTNQTKSPITQTGRASIAKLRTQNAGMVLAKAKLFDECTAKVHSQNTTINKKNGLLCTEDDQCMNNIKHNCERTELCRKSNKNVKSRNSKLILKHSPSRTMMETENKEKDIEMCYCISKDFMTCNTATHQKENRNVKTSPLMQNVPVDMISQNSRLSIYKVDNNVLCKTPHIKKPLTVKTPKSGKALVRRPLVDSRRTPLKAVGQLGTPKYQSPKSILKTPRNISRHS; this comes from the exons ATGTTGATTTACGATGTTCTACATAAAGAAACAGTATACCAATCAATTGTCAGTGATCTTCGTAATTACGGAGTTAAGTAtcgttttaaaaaaaatatgtttaaagCAGAACGATCTGAAGGGAAACGCATTTTGAAAAAAGTTTTCAAGACTTCTTTATTGTACCAACCATTGGATGTTGTGAATTTATCTTCTGGTGCCATTGTGCATGTGCCTGTTTTTGTGAGTCATGCATCCACATTTTTAGAAAAGTATATCACTCAGGAAGGATTATTCAGAAAAGCAGGATCACAACTTAGACAAAaggaattaataattcgttTAGATAATGGTGGCAGTTTAGGGGAAAAACATCATGCCATTGATGTAGCTAATTGTTTAAAAACATTCTTCAGAGACTTACCAGAACCATTGATTCCATACACGTACCATGATTTATTTGTACATTGTGTCATGCTTAAAACTTATTGTGTACAAGCATTGTTATTAGCTTGTATTCTTTTACCACCACATCATCTAAATACTCTGGCattttttatggaatttttaaagaaagtaGCACAATAtgagaaacaaaataaaatgggCATTGATAATTTAGCAAAAGTTATTGGTCCAAATATAATGCCTCTGCAAGAAACCACTATGTCTGCTGTGCAAATGCGTCTTGAATTACACTTAATTGTTGTTAAG attttaattgaaaatgcaGAAAGTATTGGTATTTTACCAGATCATATAACACAAGCTATTTCTATGGAAACAATTGGCAGTACAGATAATGAGTTAGATGTATCTGATCATCTGCGttcaaaattcaaaaaaaagaaacatcgCAGTGGAAGCCTTACACGTAAGCCACATCTAAGTGCCTCCAACCTCAATCTAA gAATGTTTAATGGTCTAAAAAAGATTGTTGGCAAAAATGCTGCATCTGAAGATAGTAACACATGTGATAGTCAAAGGATATCTGAAAATGCTAATTCAGTACATACATTAAATACTAAGCCcacaaaaaaaaggaaagttgATTATATAGATCCACCAAGTACAAAGAAGAA AAGAGTTGTAGATAAAGCAGATAAATCTAAAAAGATTAGACTTAGTTTGGATCGTTTTGTACAGAGAAAGCCA AAAACTGTTGATGAAAGTACAGAATCATGTAAGAATACTTTTGATACTCAGGCAGAACGTCGTTGGAGTTCTGTTTGTGACTCATGTGGTGACTCACAAAGAACATACAGAGCATATAGTGATAGTTCATCAcatatgaaattaattctaAAAGACAGTGAAGTATCAAACGACCTTCACAGAGagtataataatatgtttGGTGATGCAGATGTTAATTTATCAGATGATAGTGACGAGCAGGTCTTGTTAACAAAAGATGATATTAAATCTAGTAAATGGCACACACAGTTAAGTACAAGTTCggaagaattaaaagatcTAGGTAATTATAAACAAAGACGAATGAACCCAATGAAAAGAAGATTAactgtaaataattttgaaacatATTCACATGTTCAAGTCACATTTGTAGATAATCAGTCAGAGGAATACGTTACGATACCTAAAAGCGAatatgaagaaataaaaaatagagttTTAGCAATTGAATCTCGTCTTTCTCAAGAAttcaaatgtataaataatggaAATGGTGAGGAGAATGATGATTTATTATTGCATTCTGTGAAAAAAGTACAAACTGCGTATGAAAGGACATTGGAAGAAGCTAGTATTGAAAGTACAGTGACAACAGACTACTTAGCTAAAAAACTTGGTAAAGAACTTAAAATTAGAAGATCAGATGACCACAAAATCATCAGGTCTCCAAGTGCTCGAAAAATAGGAAGTTTAAGAAGGAGATCACAAGAAAAAGTGATGAG CAAACGTGTTAGACGAACTGCTTCGTGGCACATTTCTCGTGGATCAGATTTGCAATCACATACACAGTCTGATCAAGATTTGAGCAATGCTTACTCCCATAATGAAAACACATTTTCACTGAATTATACAAAAGACGATGCTGACTTACGACCTATATCTACATCCCTTTGGGAAAAAGgagataatataatattaaataatgtaTGCGATgagtttaaaaattcaaatgtatatacaaaaaaacacaatcaaaattcttttcaatcGGTGAAAGATCGAACAATCACGACGGTACGTCGAGTATCGTCTTTTCATGGTGATGAACTTACAAATACGGCCACATATTCCGATAGCAAAGTTGAAAAACTGAAGAAGACGAATAGCCAACAAAATATGATTTTAAACAGTACACCTGTAGGTAAACTGATTCCAAAATctgaagagaaaaagaaagctGTTATATCCTGGAAGGATGCAGATGGATATTTTGGATCAACAAACCAAACGAAATCTCCAATTACTCAAACTGGTCGTGCATCTATCGCAAAATTAAGAACTCAGAATGCAGGAATGGTACTAGCTAAAGCTAAATTATTTGATGAGTGCACAGCAAAAGTACACTCTCAAAACACTACTATAAACAAGAAAAACGGTCTACTTTGTACAGAGGATGATCAGTgcatgaataatataaaacataattgTGAACGGACAGAATTGTGTcgaaaatcaaataaaaatgtaaaaagtaGAAATTCAAAATTGATATTGAAACATTCTCCTTCTCGTACTATGATGGAAACCGAAAATAAGGAAAAGGATATTGAAATGTGTTATTGTATTTCCAAAGACTTTATGACATGCAATACAGCCACTCATCAAAAAGAAAATAGGAATGTTAAAACATCACCTTTAATGCAAAATGTACCTGTGGATATGATATCACAGAATTCAAGACTAAGTATCTATAAAGTTGATAATAACGTGCTGTGTAAGACTCCGCATATTAAGAAACCATTAACTGTAAAAACACCTAAAAGTGGCAAAGCATTAGTAAGAAGACCTCTAGTGGATTCTCGTAGGACACCTTTAAAGGCTGTTGGTCAATTAGGAACTCCAAAGTATCAGAGTCCTAAAAGTATTTTAAAGACACCAAGAAATATCAGTAGACACTCTTAA